In Oscillatoria acuminata PCC 6304, a single window of DNA contains:
- a CDS encoding hybrid sensor histidine kinase/response regulator has protein sequence MITVLVVEDELITAIDIQSSLENLGYQVPPIASTGQEALAQVAKFQPDIILMDIVIKGEIDGIETAKLIRDRQQIPIIFLTAYSDDATLARAGISEPFGYLLKPFDDRELHTTIQMALKRYQAEAKIRKERDIAEQLQKEAENLVELNSRYIAMTSHEFRTPMTTIHSSSELLEHYSHKWSEEKKLSHLKRIQSSIKTMTKLLDEVLTIGKADAGKLEFKPIDLDMFDLAKELVEELHLSTDKPRINLQVFGEIEQAILDPKLLRHILTNLLSNALKYSPAGGTVNFTLTRQEEYLILSVQDSGIGIPESDLIHLFESFQRASNVGSLPGTGLGLAIVKKCVDRHNGTITVNSTVGVGTTFTVTLPMHSPVASVIPVIGSSLP, from the coding sequence ATGATTACAGTTTTAGTCGTTGAAGATGAACTGATTACTGCCATCGACATTCAAAGTAGTTTAGAAAACTTAGGGTATCAGGTTCCCCCCATCGCCTCTACGGGGCAAGAAGCCCTAGCTCAAGTCGCGAAATTTCAGCCGGATATTATCCTAATGGATATTGTCATTAAAGGAGAAATAGATGGGATTGAAACGGCTAAATTGATTCGCGATCGCCAGCAAATTCCGATTATTTTTCTCACCGCTTATTCCGATGATGCCACCTTAGCCCGGGCGGGAATTAGTGAACCCTTTGGCTACTTACTCAAACCCTTTGACGACCGGGAACTCCATACCACCATTCAAATGGCCCTCAAACGCTATCAGGCTGAAGCGAAAATCCGTAAAGAGCGAGATATCGCCGAACAACTCCAAAAAGAAGCCGAAAATCTGGTAGAATTGAATTCTCGCTATATTGCCATGACTTCCCACGAATTCCGCACCCCGATGACAACGATTCACTCCTCATCGGAATTACTGGAACATTACAGTCATAAATGGTCCGAAGAGAAAAAACTCAGCCATCTCAAGCGGATTCAATCCTCGATTAAGACCATGACCAAACTCTTAGATGAAGTCTTGACCATTGGCAAGGCTGACGCGGGTAAACTAGAGTTTAAGCCCATTGATTTAGATATGTTCGACTTAGCTAAAGAACTGGTTGAAGAACTGCATTTGTCTACGGATAAACCTCGGATCAATTTGCAGGTATTTGGGGAGATTGAACAGGCCATTTTAGACCCCAAATTACTGCGTCACATCTTGACAAATCTGCTGTCCAATGCTTTAAAATATTCTCCGGCTGGGGGAACGGTTAATTTTACCCTGACCCGTCAAGAGGAATACCTAATCCTGTCCGTGCAAGATTCAGGAATTGGGATTCCCGAATCCGATTTAATCCATCTGTTTGAATCCTTTCAACGGGCGAGTAATGTTGGCAGTCTTCCCGGGACTGGTTTGGGATTGGCGATCGTGAAAAAGTGCGTCGATCGCCACAATGGAACCATTACGGTCAACAGTACCGTCGGGGTTGGCACCACTTTCACGGTCACCTTACCAATGCATTCCCCCGTTGCTTCCGTCATCCCCGTGATTGGATCCAGTTTGCCCTAA
- a CDS encoding hybrid sensor histidine kinase/response regulator — MKKILVIEDETGVRENLLDLLDAEDFEAIAAENGREGIELAKEKLPDLILCDVTMPELDGYAVLTELRQDPATSMIPFIFLTAKAEKRDTRKGMELGADDYLTKPFTREDILAAISTRLEKYNITQKNTEQKLQTLTQSIAQALPHEFRTPMNGILGYTEVLLQDIESYDKAEIQEMLEGIQISAKRLYRLVQNYLLYADLEIAIHQPQRMEYLRDLAMSGALSMISNSVGEKAKQTCREADIQIDIENAFVKISEHHLYKIVEELVDNACKYSEPGTPIAVKGEVNGTASYTLSVTDRGRGMTREQIANHGAYIQFDRKLYEQQGSGLGIAIAKRLAELYEGTLTIKSIPNQETTISVVLPIDLNFSSEEL, encoded by the coding sequence ATGAAAAAAATTTTAGTGATTGAAGACGAAACAGGGGTTCGCGAAAATCTCCTGGATTTATTGGATGCCGAAGATTTCGAGGCGATCGCCGCTGAAAATGGTCGCGAAGGAATTGAATTAGCAAAAGAAAAATTGCCGGATTTGATTTTATGCGATGTCACGATGCCTGAACTCGATGGATATGCCGTCCTCACCGAATTGCGCCAAGACCCAGCAACGTCCATGATTCCATTTATCTTTCTCACCGCCAAAGCGGAAAAAAGGGATACCCGAAAAGGCATGGAACTCGGTGCCGATGATTATTTAACCAAACCCTTCACCCGAGAGGATATTTTGGCCGCCATTTCCACACGCCTGGAAAAATACAATATTACTCAAAAAAACACTGAACAAAAACTCCAAACATTAACCCAAAGTATTGCCCAGGCCCTGCCTCACGAATTTCGGACTCCCATGAATGGCATTCTCGGCTATACAGAAGTGTTATTGCAGGATATAGAGAGCTACGATAAAGCCGAGATCCAGGAGATGTTGGAAGGAATACAAATTTCCGCCAAGCGATTGTATAGGCTGGTTCAAAATTATTTACTCTATGCTGATCTAGAAATTGCCATTCACCAACCTCAGCGCATGGAATATCTCCGCGACCTGGCGATGAGTGGGGCGCTCAGTATGATTTCAAATAGTGTTGGAGAAAAAGCCAAACAGACCTGTCGAGAAGCTGATATTCAGATTGATATCGAAAATGCCTTTGTAAAAATTTCCGAACACCACCTTTATAAAATTGTTGAAGAATTGGTGGATAATGCTTGCAAGTATTCTGAACCGGGGACGCCGATCGCAGTTAAGGGAGAGGTGAACGGAACTGCATCTTATACCCTATCAGTAACCGACCGAGGTCGAGGCATGACTCGGGAGCAAATTGCCAATCACGGGGCCTATATTCAGTTCGATCGCAAACTTTATGAACAACAAGGATCGGGATTGGGAATTGCGATCGCCAAACGACTCGCCGAATTATATGAGGGAACTTTAACCATTAAGAGCATCCCTAATCAAGAAACAACAATTTCCGTGGTTCTGCCCATTGACCTTAACTTTTCAAGTGAAGAATTATGA